One window of Helicobacter sp. MIT 99-5507 genomic DNA carries:
- a CDS encoding saccharopine dehydrogenase family protein, producing MANNNIVLQIGAGGVGGVVAHKMAQNREVFSHIVLASRTLSKCKAIADSIRTKGLGEIEIAEVDADNVDSLVALIERAKPLVVVNVALPYQDLSIMEACLRTGVHYLDTANYEHPDSAHFEYKEQWAYDTRYKKAGIFGLLGSGFDPGVTNVFCAYAQKHYFDEIHSIDILDCNAGDHGYAFATNFNPEINLREVSSKARYWTRDSMNAGEATTVIASEERAKQSMPPVIASEAKQSNNDLTLNPDLQEDKIYRKFECEEKHFKLDSNTQDLRNEPYAGGTWRDVVPLKLMKEWEYPEVGVKNSYLLYHEELESLVRNIRGLRKIRFFMTFGESYLTHMKCLENVGLLRVDSVEHKGQKIVPIEVLKTLLPDPASLAPRTKGQTHIGCYMKGLKDGKERTIYIYNICDHEACYREVNAQGVSYTTGVPAMIGAKLIFEGKWGIGQTKNVALTQSLQELEKSSIDRQSALSQSDFSAQPANLKQNPHFSDSIDFNAERLKLNSDMPKGGEEQGVDSNSGAGIWNIEQNDPDPFMEELNKQGLPYVVCEIDSKGERKILEDGRR from the coding sequence ATGGCAAATAATAATATAGTTTTACAAATCGGAGCGGGGGGCGTTGGCGGTGTTGTGGCACATAAAATGGCACAAAATAGGGAGGTTTTCTCACATATCGTGCTAGCTAGCCGCACACTTAGCAAATGCAAAGCAATAGCAGATTCTATCCGCACAAAGGGCTTGGGAGAAATCGAAATCGCAGAAGTTGATGCGGATAATGTGGATAGCTTGGTGGCTTTGATTGAGCGTGCAAAGCCGCTTGTGGTGGTGAATGTCGCCCTGCCTTATCAGGATTTAAGCATTATGGAAGCCTGTTTGCGCACAGGCGTGCATTATCTTGATACCGCAAACTATGAACACCCAGACTCCGCGCATTTTGAATATAAGGAGCAATGGGCGTATGACACGCGCTACAAAAAAGCGGGGATTTTTGGGCTACTTGGTAGCGGCTTTGACCCGGGCGTTACGAATGTTTTTTGTGCCTACGCGCAAAAGCATTATTTTGATGAAATCCACAGCATCGATATTTTGGACTGCAACGCAGGGGATCACGGCTATGCCTTTGCGACTAATTTCAATCCAGAAATAAATTTACGTGAAGTCTCTAGCAAGGCGCGATATTGGACGCGGGATTCTATGAATGCGGGCGAAGCAACGACTGTCATTGCGAGTGAGGAACGAGCGAAGCAATCTATGCCACCCGTCATTGCGAGCGAAGCGAAGCAATCCAACAACGACTTAACCCTAAACCCCGACTTACAAGAGGATAAAATCTATCGCAAATTTGAGTGCGAGGAAAAGCATTTTAAGCTAGATTCTAACACGCAGGATTTGCGTAATGAGCCTTATGCAGGCGGGACTTGGCGAGATGTTGTGCCACTAAAATTAATGAAAGAATGGGAATACCCAGAGGTTGGCGTGAAAAATTCATATTTGCTCTATCATGAGGAGTTGGAATCTCTTGTGCGAAATATCCGAGGGTTGCGTAAAATCCGCTTTTTTATGACTTTTGGGGAAAGCTATTTAACGCACATGAAATGCCTTGAGAATGTTGGGCTTTTGCGCGTTGATAGTGTGGAACATAAGGGGCAAAAAATCGTGCCAATAGAAGTGTTAAAGACTCTTTTGCCAGACCCTGCAAGCCTTGCGCCTCGCACAAAGGGGCAAACGCATATTGGCTGCTATATGAAGGGGTTAAAGGACGGCAAGGAGCGCACAATTTATATTTATAATATTTGCGACCATGAGGCTTGCTATCGTGAGGTAAATGCACAAGGTGTGAGCTATACAACAGGCGTGCCAGCGATGATTGGAGCAAAGCTGATATTCGAGGGGAAATGGGGCATTGGACAGACTAAAAATGTGGCTCTCACTCAATCTTTACAGGAGCTTGAAAAATCTTCAATCGATAGGCAATCAGCCTTATCTCAATCAGATTTTTCTGCCCAACCTGCAAATCTTAAGCAAAATCCACATTTTTCAGATTCTATAGATTTTAATGCCGAGCGTTTAAAACTAAATAGCGATATGCCAAAAGGCGGGGAAGAACAGGGCGTAGATTCTAATAGCGGTGCTGGAATATGGAATATCGAGCAAAACGACCCCGACCCATTTATGGAAGAACTAAATAAACAAGGGCTACCCTATGTGGTGTGTGAGATAGATTCTAAAGGCGAGAGAAAAATACTAGAGGATGGAAGGAGATAG
- a CDS encoding virulence RhuM family protein: MKQDKQANSIIIYQDSTNTPAISIKLENETLWLTQRQIAELFDKDRSVITKHIKNIFEEGELVENLVCAKFAHTASDGKNYETLYYNLDMIISVGYRVNSKRATQFRQWASRILKEYLIKGFVLDDERLKGQKQDYFDELLEKLRDIRSSETRIYTQVLKIYATAIDYDKNANITQELFKTVQNKLHFAAHGNTASEVIYNRISSEKINLGLTNFKGKMPTKKEAQIAKNYLSEEELKTLNLIVSMYFDFAELAAKNKQTKTMQEHIDELNKFLQFNNRELLQGAGKISHELAMDRVDSEYKLYKQKTKEEIEILYEQFAENIKELK, translated from the coding sequence ATGAAACAAGATAAGCAAGCAAATTCAATCATTATTTATCAGGATTCTACAAATACTCCAGCAATTAGCATAAAGCTAGAAAATGAAACCTTATGGCTTACACAAAGGCAGATTGCCGAGCTTTTTGATAAAGATAGAAGCGTGATTACTAAGCATATAAAAAATATTTTTGAAGAGGGTGAATTAGTGGAAAATTTAGTATGTGCAAAATTTGCACATACTGCTAGTGATGGCAAAAATTATGAAACGCTTTATTATAATCTTGATATGATTATCTCTGTGGGCTATCGTGTCAATTCCAAAAGAGCCACGCAGTTTCGTCAATGGGCGAGTAGAATCTTAAAAGAGTATCTTATCAAGGGCTTTGTGCTTGATGATGAGAGGTTAAAGGGACAAAAGCAAGATTATTTTGATGAATTATTAGAAAAATTGCGTGATATTCGCTCAAGTGAAACTAGAATCTATACCCAAGTATTAAAAATTTATGCCACAGCGATTGATTATGATAAAAATGCAAATATAACTCAAGAACTTTTTAAAACAGTGCAAAATAAATTGCATTTTGCAGCACATGGAAATACTGCAAGCGAGGTTATTTACAATAGGATAAGTAGCGAAAAAATAAATCTAGGACTTACAAATTTTAAAGGCAAAATGCCAACAAAAAAAGAAGCGCAAATTGCTAAAAACTATTTGAGTGAAGAGGAGTTAAAAACATTAAATTTAATTGTTAGCATGTATTTTGATTTTGCTGAACTTGCAGCAAAAAATAAGCAAACAAAAACAATGCAAGAGCATATAGATGAATTAAATAAATTTTTACAATTTAATAATCGTGAACTTTTGCAGGGAGCAGGAAAAATAAGTCATGAGTTAGCAATGGATAGAGTAGATTCTGAATACAAACTTTATAAGCAGAAAACAAAAGAGGAAATAGAGATTTTATATGAACAATTTGCGGAAAATATTAAGGAATTAAAATGA
- a CDS encoding DNA-deoxyinosine glycosylase: MQTHPFAPTSIDENSRILILGSFPSIVSREVGFYYANKQNRFWKLLCAIFDEELPLLDSANIAIYQDFLTKHGLVLWDIAKQCEITHSDDASLKIHAFNDIYTIIKNTNIRTICLNGATATKLFKAYQSQQTCTINNLKIHALPSTSPRNARYNLEKLRESYMLALES, translated from the coding sequence ATGCAAACCCACCCATTTGCACCGACAAGTATTGATGAAAATTCTAGGATTTTGATACTTGGCTCATTTCCTTCTATTGTGTCGCGAGAAGTGGGGTTTTATTATGCCAACAAGCAAAATCGTTTTTGGAAGCTACTCTGTGCGATTTTTGATGAAGAGTTACCACTGCTAGATTCTGCAAATATCGCGATATATCAAGATTTTCTCACAAAGCATGGGCTTGTATTGTGGGATATCGCTAAGCAATGTGAGATAACACACTCTGATGATGCAAGTCTTAAAATCCACGCGTTTAATGATATTTACACAATTATCAAAAATACAAATATCCGCACCATCTGTCTAAATGGCGCAACTGCTACAAAGCTTTTTAAAGCCTATCAATCACAGCAAACATGCACCATAAATAACCTAAAAATCCACGCATTACCTTCCACAAGCCCACGAAATGCTAGGTATAATTTAGAGAAACTTAGAGAATCTTACATGTTGGCACTAGAGAGCTGA
- a CDS encoding site-specific DNA-methyltransferase → MNYKLEFYSRLESSYLGSKIKDIKDKNGFTNLLEIKAKYFKHLKSKLENFIGADTHENQDIYNKLYTFFDTYLNETGTPFFNNTPIYKNIYARVYSNSSDTSLFYKTQDLYYVKSDKLYKSMEFEGENYILKFDASEYKQNTDNTKNKIIFKFAGVESINGETNDEGKAQILIKVSNQKDLFPELNNVFKQNSNEFSEEFLKDLRQNEILKSSKIKINEEELKKIFRSYKKQSEIDFFIHKNAREFLNEQFDLWLFSYLHKDDKLSDFTQETLAKITKIKDAAKLTIDLIADFEDELKAVWLKPKFAKKTEYVFSLDVILNQIVRSANLKSVVGVGGEFERGEGATSRSCEALTQTCTFKPIPSLIKEFLGLITNDKGFESQIKEWQELNLIDEDFNKEDLLSNNTYRYLPIDTKHFSKETKYKILSSFENLESLLNGELIKADNFQALNTLMPKYQGKVDLIYIDPPYNTGSDGFIYADNFNHASWLSMMNNRLELSKELLNDKGSMFISIDDKEQARLKLVCDEVFGEENFVANFVWEKKGGRQNDAKFYSVNHEYILNYSKNLNFFTPNLLQRTDEMLESYKNPDNDPRGVWTSITLQAKSGSENMRYKVVFPNGVEWESPIGTYPRFTKEKIIELYNDNRLWFGENKKIPRG, encoded by the coding sequence ATGAACTATAAACTCGAATTTTACTCAAGATTAGAAAGCTCTTATCTCGGCTCAAAAATTAAAGATATAAAAGATAAAAACGGCTTTACAAATTTGCTTGAAATTAAGGCAAAATATTTTAAACACTTAAAATCAAAACTAGAAAATTTCATAGGTGCAGATACTCATGAAAATCAAGACATTTACAACAAGCTTTATACCTTTTTTGATACTTATCTAAACGAAACAGGCACGCCATTTTTTAATAATACCCCAATTTATAAAAACATTTATGCTAGAGTTTATAGCAATTCTAGCGATACAAGCTTATTTTATAAAACGCAGGATTTATACTATGTAAAATCTGATAAGCTTTATAAAAGCATGGAATTTGAGGGCGAAAATTATATACTCAAATTTGATGCGAGTGAATATAAGCAAAATACCGATAACACTAAAAACAAAATTATTTTTAAGTTTGCGGGTGTTGAAAGTATAAATGGTGAAACAAATGATGAGGGTAAAGCGCAGATTCTTATCAAGGTTAGCAACCAAAAAGACTTATTCCCCGAGCTTAATAATGTTTTCAAGCAAAATTCTAATGAGTTTAGTGAGGAGTTTTTAAAGGATTTAAGGCAAAATGAAATCCTTAAAAGTTCTAAAATTAAAATCAATGAGGAGGAACTCAAAAAAATCTTTAGAAGTTACAAAAAACAAAGCGAAATAGACTTCTTTATCCATAAAAATGCGCGTGAGTTTTTAAACGAGCAGTTTGACTTGTGGCTTTTTTCTTACTTACATAAAGATGATAAATTAAGTGATTTTACGCAAGAAACTTTAGCAAAAATTACAAAAATCAAAGACGCCGCAAAGCTAACGATAGATTTAATCGCTGATTTTGAAGATGAGCTAAAGGCTGTGTGGCTAAAGCCTAAATTTGCTAAAAAGACAGAGTATGTTTTTAGCCTTGATGTGATTTTAAATCAAATCGTGCGTAGCGCAAACCTTAAAAGCGTTGTCGGGGTGGGGGGAGAGTTTGAGAGGGGGGAGGGAGCGACTTCGCGTTCGTGCGAAGCACTAACCCAAACTTGCACATTCAAGCCCATCCCCTCTCTCATAAAAGAATTTTTAGGGTTAATAACAAACGACAAAGGCTTTGAATCCCAAATCAAAGAATGGCAAGAATTAAATCTCATTGATGAGGATTTTAACAAAGAGGATTTATTGAGTAATAACACATACCGCTATCTCCCCATAGATACGAAGCATTTTAGCAAAGAGACAAAATACAAGATTTTAAGTAGTTTTGAAAATTTAGAATCGCTACTCAATGGCGAGCTTATCAAGGCTGATAATTTCCAAGCCCTAAATACCCTAATGCCCAAATATCAAGGCAAAGTGGATTTGATTTATATTGACCCCCCGTATAATACAGGGAGTGATGGCTTTATCTATGCGGATAATTTCAATCACGCCTCGTGGCTAAGTATGATGAATAATCGCCTAGAACTTTCCAAAGAGCTTTTAAATGATAAAGGGAGTATGTTTATCAGCATTGATGATAAAGAACAAGCGAGACTAAAGCTTGTGTGTGATGAGGTGTTTGGAGAGGAGAATTTTGTAGCAAATTTTGTGTGGGAGAAAAAGGGAGGGAGGCAGAATGATGCGAAGTTTTATAGTGTAAATCACGAATACATTTTAAATTACTCTAAGAATTTAAATTTTTTTACACCAAATCTTTTGCAACGCACCGATGAAATGTTGGAATCATATAAAAACCCCGACAATGACCCGCGTGGTGTATGGACTTCAATAACTTTGCAAGCCAAAAGTGGCAGTGAAAATATGCGTTATAAAGTTGTTTTTCCAAATGGTGTTGAATGGGAATCTCCAATCGGAACATACCCTAGATTTACAAAAGAAAAAATAATTGAACTTTACAATGATAATAGACTTTGGTTTGGTGAAAACAAAAAAATACCCCGAGGTTAA